In Sorghum bicolor cultivar BTx623 chromosome 8, Sorghum_bicolor_NCBIv3, whole genome shotgun sequence, one genomic interval encodes:
- the LOC110437687 gene encoding mucin-5AC-like: MSALASSSTASRCATPSTRSSSSWPTPPPRGSPRCAPSPSSTCPAATAASSSRRSAARRASRSSSPAMPSRASRPSGAWWRPTSSVPSRRTTTPWAIPSSPRPPMASPPVTWTRASGRLRRRPRGRRTRRTASDGRASRWQTVTGGSTPGAAWSPLPFTRFLPCSDPASSSSSFSSGSPGLGFILTCVCHSVVLGVGFHDWVRLWDFKYALTASEVCIHACICNLFADLDVLKLNKAHILYIAYLRNWLCCSAIHVTSAAIQELVIVTFRSLLCNWPCSLLILKSFRGDLSLVNYLFSFIYSASLWPNHDF, from the coding sequence ATGTCGGCGTTAGCGTCGAGTTCCACGGCGTCCCGCTGTGCCACTCCGTCCACGCGGAGCAGTTCCTCGTggccaacgccgccgccgcgggggaGTCCGCGCTGCGCGCCGTCGCCGTCTTCCACATGCCCTGCGGCCACTGCCGCCAGTTCCTCCAGGAGATCCGCGGCGCGACGGGCATCCAGATCCTCGTCACCAGCCATGCCGAGCAGGGCCTCGCGCCCGAGTGGCGCATGGTGGCGTCCCACCTCCTCCGTCCCTTCGAGGCGCACGACAACGCCCTGGGCGATCCCGTCGTCGCCGCGGCCGCCAATGGCTTCGCCCCCGGTGACCTGGACGCGCGCCTCAGGGAGGCTGCGGAGGCGGCCGCGCGGGCGGCGCACGCGCCGTACAGCCAGTGATGGTCGGGCTTCGCGGTGGCAGACGGTGACGGGAGGATCTACGCCGGGGGCTGCCTGGAGTCCGCTTCCCTTCACTCGCTTTCTCCCCTGCTCCGATCCTGCGTCATCATCGTCCTCCTTCTCCTCCGGTTCTCCTGGGCTTGGATTTATCCTCACGTGCGTGTGCCATTCGGTTGTTCTAGGTGTGGGTTTCCATGATTGGGTTCGGCTCTGGGATTTCAAGTATGCTTTGACAGCTTCTGAAGTTTGCATTCATGCATGTATCTGTAACCTGTTTGCAGATTTGGATGTGTTAAAACTTAATAAAGCTCACATCTTATATATAGCATATCTCAGGAACTGGCTATGCTGCAGTGCAATTCATGTAACTTCTGCTGCCATTCAGGAATTGGTTATAGTAACTTTTCGGTCTTTGTTGTGCAATTGGCCCTGCAGTTTGTTGATACTGAAGAGTTTCAGAGGTGACTTGAGTTTAGTTAATTACCTCTTCTCATTTATCTATTCAGCTTCTTTATGGCCTAATCATGATTTTTGA